One segment of Rattus norvegicus strain BN/NHsdMcwi chromosome 16, GRCr8, whole genome shotgun sequence DNA contains the following:
- the Npy1r gene encoding neuropeptide Y receptor type 1: MNSTLFSRVENYSVHYNVSENSPFLAFENDDCHLPLAVIFTLALAYGAVIILGVSGNLALIIIILKQKEMRNVTNILIVNLSFSDLLVAVMCLPFTFVYTLMDHWVFGETMCKLNPFVQCVSITVSIFSLVLIAVERHQLIINPRGWRPNNRHAYIGITVIWVLAVASSLPFVIYQILTDEPFQNVSLAAFKDKYVCFDKFPSDSHRLSYTTLLLVLQYFGPLCFIFICYFKIYVRLKRRNNMMDKIRDSKYRSSETKRINVMLLSIVVAFAVCWLPLTIFNTVFDWNHQIIATCNHNLLFLLCHLTAMISTCVNPIFYGFLNKNFQRDLQFFFNFCDFRSRDDDYETIAMSTMHTDVSKTSLKQASPVAFKKISMNDNEKI, translated from the exons ATGAATTCAACTCTGTTCTCCAGGGTTGAAAATTACTCAGTTCACTATAATGTCTCAGAGAATTCTCCATTTCTGGCCTTTGAGAATGATGACTGCCACCTGCCCTTGGCTGTGATATTCACCTTAGCTCTTGCTTATGGGGCTGTGATTATTCTTGGGGTCTCTGGAAACCTGGCATTGATCATAAtcatcctaaaacagaaagaGATGAGGAATGTCACCAACATTCTGATCGTGAACCTCTCCTTCTCAGACTTGCTGGTCGCAGTCATGTGTCTCCCGTTCACCTTTGTGTACACACTGATGGACCACTGGGTCTTCGGGGAGACCATGTGCAAACTGAATCCTTTTGTGCAATGCGTCTCCATTACAGTATCCATTTTCTCTCTGGTTCTCATCGCTGTGGAACGTCATCAGCTAATCATCAACCCAAGAGGGTGGAGACCAAACAATAGACATGCTTACATAGGCATTACTGTCATTTGGGTACTGGCGGTGGCTTCTTCTCTGCCCTTCGTGATCTATCAAATTCTGACTGATGAGCCCTTCCAAAATGTATCACTTGCGGCGTTCAAGGACAAGTATGTATGTTTTGACAAATTCCCGTCAGACTCTCACAGGCTGTCTTACACGACTCTTCTTCTGGTGCTGCAGTATTTTGGCCCACTCTGTTTCATATTCATATGCTACTTCAAG ATATACGTTCGCTTGAAAAGGAGAAACAACATGATGGACAAAATCAGGGACAGTAAGTACAGGTCCAGTGAGACCAAACGAATCAACGTCATGCTGCTCTCCATCGTGGTCGCCTTCGCGGTCTGCTGGCTGCCCCTTACCATCTTCAACACTGTGTTCGACTGGAATCACCAGATCATTGCCACCTGCAACCACAATCTGCTGTTCCTGCTCTGCCACCTCACGGCCATGATCTCCACCTGCGTCAACCCCATCTTTTATGGATTCCTGAACAAAAATTTCCAGAGAGACTTGCAGTTCTTCTTCAACTTTTGTGACTTCCGGTCTCGAGACGACGACTACGAGACTATAGCCATGTCTACCATGCATACGGACGTGTCCAAGACTTCTTTGAAGCAGGCAAGCCCGgttgcatttaaaaaaatcagtatgaATGACAATGAAAAAATCTGA
- the Npy1r gene encoding neuropeptide Y receptor type 1 isoform X2: MMDKIRDSKYRSSETKRINVMLLSIVVAFAVCWLPLTIFNTVFDWNHQIIATCNHNLLFLLCHLTAMISTCVNPIFYGFLNKNFQRDLQFFFNFCDFRSRDDDYETIAMSTMHTDVSKTSLKQASPVAFKKISMNDNEKI; this comes from the coding sequence ATGATGGACAAAATCAGGGACAGTAAGTACAGGTCCAGTGAGACCAAACGAATCAACGTCATGCTGCTCTCCATCGTGGTCGCCTTCGCGGTCTGCTGGCTGCCCCTTACCATCTTCAACACTGTGTTCGACTGGAATCACCAGATCATTGCCACCTGCAACCACAATCTGCTGTTCCTGCTCTGCCACCTCACGGCCATGATCTCCACCTGCGTCAACCCCATCTTTTATGGATTCCTGAACAAAAATTTCCAGAGAGACTTGCAGTTCTTCTTCAACTTTTGTGACTTCCGGTCTCGAGACGACGACTACGAGACTATAGCCATGTCTACCATGCATACGGACGTGTCCAAGACTTCTTTGAAGCAGGCAAGCCCGgttgcatttaaaaaaatcagtatgaATGACAATGAAAAAATCTGA